In a genomic window of Xylophilus rhododendri:
- a CDS encoding GntT/GntP/DsdX family permease produces MHSDLTTLLMAVGSIVVLIVLISKFKLNPFLALTLAAIGLGLASGATPNAVVDAFAKGVGGGLNKTGPVIGLGTLLGGILLGSGGADRIANAFLGGRPVQYVPWAICAAALLIGMPHLFDVSFIMLAPLVYTVAKRTGSHLLYVGLPLAAGLYVSHGLLPPHPAPTLAVSAYGANTGLTILYGLFIAIPTAVICGPLFTKFAARWFGPAPDLNAGPVGARETSAEELARVSLPASIVAVLLPPALMLIGTLGLANTAKGTGAWNFFSALNNPILSLLAAVIFAFFALGLRSGYSLEQVGKMASKGLAPLGAILLILGAGGGFKEMLTLIKVDALITHHASGWPVNPLILAWAIAALLRICIGSATVATVAATGIVAPLALAHPGLSPELLVLATASGAVMLSHVNDSGFWLFKEYFQLSVAQTFRTWTLMLSLQSFIGLAGVLLIEAFIA; encoded by the coding sequence ATGCACAGCGACCTGACGACCCTGCTGATGGCGGTCGGTTCCATCGTGGTGCTGATCGTGCTGATCAGCAAATTCAAGCTCAACCCCTTCCTGGCGTTGACGCTGGCGGCCATCGGCCTGGGCCTGGCCAGCGGCGCCACGCCCAACGCGGTGGTGGACGCCTTCGCCAAGGGCGTGGGCGGCGGCCTGAACAAGACCGGCCCGGTGATCGGCCTGGGCACGCTGCTGGGCGGCATCCTGCTGGGCTCCGGCGGCGCGGACCGCATCGCCAACGCCTTCCTGGGCGGCCGGCCGGTGCAGTACGTGCCCTGGGCGATTTGCGCGGCGGCGCTGCTGATCGGCATGCCGCATCTGTTCGACGTGAGTTTCATCATGCTGGCGCCGCTGGTCTACACCGTGGCCAAGCGCACCGGCAGCCACCTGCTCTACGTCGGCCTGCCGCTGGCCGCCGGCCTGTATGTGTCGCACGGCCTGCTGCCGCCCCATCCGGCGCCCACGCTGGCGGTGTCGGCCTATGGCGCCAACACGGGCCTGACCATCCTGTACGGCCTGTTCATCGCGATCCCGACCGCCGTCATCTGCGGCCCGCTCTTCACCAAGTTCGCCGCCCGCTGGTTCGGCCCGGCGCCCGACCTCAATGCCGGCCCGGTCGGCGCCCGCGAGACCAGCGCCGAAGAGCTGGCCCGGGTGTCGCTGCCCGCCTCCATCGTGGCGGTGCTGCTGCCGCCGGCGCTGATGCTCATCGGCACCCTGGGCCTGGCCAACACGGCCAAGGGCACGGGCGCCTGGAACTTCTTCAGCGCGCTGAACAACCCCATCCTGTCGCTGCTGGCGGCCGTCATCTTCGCCTTCTTCGCGCTCGGCCTGCGTTCGGGCTACAGCCTGGAGCAGGTCGGCAAGATGGCCAGCAAGGGCCTGGCGCCGCTGGGCGCCATCCTGCTGATCCTGGGTGCGGGCGGCGGCTTCAAGGAGATGCTGACGCTGATCAAGGTCGATGCGCTGATCACCCACCATGCCTCGGGCTGGCCGGTGAACCCGCTGATCCTGGCCTGGGCGATCGCGGCGCTGCTGCGCATCTGCATCGGCTCGGCCACCGTCGCCACGGTGGCGGCCACCGGCATCGTCGCGCCGCTGGCGCTGGCGCATCCGGGCCTGTCGCCGGAACTGCTGGTGCTGGCCACGGCCTCGGGCGCGGTGATGCTCTCGCATGTGAACGATTCGGGCTTCTGGCTGTTCAAGGAATACTTCCAGCTTTCGGTCGCGCAGACCTTCCGCACCTGGACACTGATGCTGTCGCTGCAGTCCTTCATCGGCCTGGCGGGTGTGCTGCTGATCGAGGCTTTCATCGCTTAG
- the otnK gene encoding 3-oxo-tetronate kinase, which translates to MAESRPVLGCIADDFTGATDLANNLVRGGMRTVQTIGVPADAAARVDADAIVVALKSRTTAPAEAVAESLAALQWLRAQGVEQVYFKYCSTFDSTAEGNIGPVTDALMEALGTGFTIATPAFPDNGRTVFKGHLFVGDQLLSDSGMRHHPLTPMTDANLVRVLQPQTRHPVGLVAYDVVARGEAAVRERFAALQAEGVKIAVVDAVSNHDLMTIGAAVKGMPLVTAGSGVAIGLPQNWPGFEGAQGSADRLPPASGQRAIVSGSCSLATNAQVAEFQKAGGASFAIDPLALAEGTDLVGQALAWAGRQLQEGPVLVYATAEPAAVKQVQAQLGVARAGAIVEEALSHIALGLVERGVRQLVVAGGETSGAVVQELGVQQMAIGPQIDPGVPWTAVQSPACPGETLHVTLKSGNFGTPDFFTKAFERLA; encoded by the coding sequence ATGGCTGAATCCAGGCCCGTGCTCGGCTGCATCGCCGACGACTTCACCGGCGCCACCGACCTGGCCAACAACCTGGTGCGCGGCGGCATGCGCACCGTGCAGACCATCGGGGTGCCGGCCGACGCGGCAGCGCGTGTGGATGCGGACGCCATCGTGGTGGCGCTGAAGTCGCGCACCACGGCGCCGGCCGAGGCGGTCGCCGAATCGCTGGCCGCGCTGCAGTGGCTGCGTGCGCAGGGCGTGGAGCAGGTCTACTTCAAGTACTGCTCCACCTTCGACTCCACCGCCGAGGGCAATATCGGCCCGGTGACCGACGCGCTGATGGAGGCGCTGGGCACCGGCTTCACCATCGCCACGCCGGCCTTCCCGGACAACGGGCGCACCGTCTTCAAGGGCCATCTCTTCGTCGGCGACCAGCTGCTGAGCGACAGCGGCATGCGTCACCATCCGCTGACCCCCATGACCGACGCCAACCTGGTGCGGGTGCTGCAGCCGCAGACGCGCCACCCGGTCGGGCTGGTGGCTTACGACGTGGTGGCGCGCGGCGAGGCCGCCGTGCGCGAGCGCTTCGCCGCGCTGCAGGCCGAGGGCGTGAAGATCGCCGTGGTCGATGCCGTCTCCAACCACGACCTGATGACCATAGGCGCGGCCGTCAAGGGCATGCCCCTGGTGACCGCCGGCTCGGGCGTGGCCATCGGCCTGCCGCAGAACTGGCCGGGCTTCGAGGGTGCACAGGGCAGCGCCGACCGCCTGCCGCCCGCCAGCGGCCAGCGCGCCATCGTCTCGGGCAGCTGCTCGCTGGCGACCAATGCGCAGGTGGCGGAATTCCAGAAGGCCGGCGGCGCCAGTTTCGCCATCGACCCGCTGGCGCTGGCCGAAGGCACCGACCTGGTCGGCCAGGCCCTGGCCTGGGCCGGGCGGCAGCTGCAGGAGGGGCCGGTGCTGGTCTATGCCACCGCGGAGCCCGCCGCCGTCAAGCAGGTGCAGGCGCAGCTGGGCGTGGCGCGCGCCGGCGCCATCGTGGAAGAGGCGCTCTCGCACATCGCCCTGGGCCTGGTGGAGCGCGGCGTGCGCCAGCTGGTCGTGGCCGGCGGCGAGACCTCGGGCGCGGTGGTGCAGGAGCTCGGTGTGCAGCAGATGGCCATCGGCCCGCAGATCGACCCCGGCGTGCCCTGGACCGCGGTGCAGTCGCCGGCCTGCCCGGGCGAGACGCTGCATGTGACGCTCAAGTCGGGTAACTTCGGCACTCCCGACTTCTTCACCAAGGCATTCGAGCGACTGGCATGA
- a CDS encoding class II aldolase/adducin family protein produces MSDSKLREEICRVGASLYARGYVHATAGNISVRTEDGYLITPTDACLGALDPARLAAVDAQGVQTSGDRASKTLVLHRRIYGADPGAHCVIHTHSTHLVALTLAGVWQPDSILPPITPYFVMKVGRVPLIPYHRPGDPVVGELVAQRIAAAQQAGRAIRAVMLDRLGPNVWHRSPAEASAVLEELEETARLWLMTKPEPLSEHSIEELRGSFGASW; encoded by the coding sequence ATGAGCGACAGCAAACTGCGCGAAGAGATCTGCCGTGTCGGCGCCTCCCTGTATGCCCGCGGCTATGTGCATGCCACGGCCGGCAACATCAGCGTGCGCACCGAGGACGGCTACCTGATCACCCCCACCGACGCCTGCCTGGGCGCGCTCGACCCGGCCCGCCTGGCCGCCGTCGATGCCCAGGGCGTGCAGACCTCTGGCGACCGCGCATCGAAGACCCTGGTGCTGCACCGGCGCATCTACGGCGCCGACCCCGGGGCGCATTGCGTGATCCACACCCACTCCACCCACCTGGTCGCGCTGACCCTGGCCGGTGTGTGGCAGCCCGACAGCATCCTGCCGCCGATCACGCCCTACTTCGTGATGAAGGTCGGCCGGGTGCCGCTGATCCCCTACCACCGGCCGGGCGATCCGGTGGTGGGCGAACTGGTGGCGCAGCGCATCGCCGCCGCGCAGCAGGCCGGGCGCGCGATCCGCGCGGTGATGCTGGATCGGCTGGGCCCCAACGTCTGGCACCGCTCGCCGGCCGAGGCCAGCGCGGTGCTGGAAGAGCTGGAAGAAACGGCGCGGCTGTGGCTGATGACCAAGCCCGAGCCGCTGTCCGAACACAGCATCGAGGAGCTGCGCGGCAGCTTCGGCGCGAGCTGGTAA